A part of Azospirillum thermophilum genomic DNA contains:
- a CDS encoding DUF2218 domain-containing protein, which produces MLHSTAHFETEHGKRYATQLCRHFAHKIETVETEEGGECRFSIGTARLRAAPDRLTIEASAPTAAELAELQSVVESHLLRFAFREGDRRLDWAA; this is translated from the coding sequence ATGCTGCATTCGACCGCCCATTTCGAGACGGAGCACGGCAAGCGCTACGCCACCCAGCTCTGCCGCCACTTCGCCCACAAGATCGAGACGGTGGAGACCGAGGAGGGCGGGGAGTGCCGCTTCTCCATCGGCACGGCCCGGCTGCGGGCGGCTCCCGACCGGCTGACCATCGAGGCCAGCGCCCCCACCGCGGCGGAACTGGCCGAGCTCCAGTCGGTGGTGGAGAGCCACCTGCTGCGCTTCGCCTTCCGCGAGGGCGACAGGCGGCTCGATTGGGCGGCGTGA